The Bosea sp. 685 DNA window ACTCCTGGCGCTGGTCGGCATCCGCGATGCGGAAAGTCGATTGGAGGCCTATCCCCACCAGCTTTCGGGCGGACAGCGCCAGCGCGTGATGATCGCGATGGCACTCGCCAACGAACCCGAACTGCTGATCGCCGACGAGCCCACGACGGCACTCGACGTCACCGTGCAGGCCCAGATCCTCAAGCTGTTGAAGGAGCTTCAGGGCCGGCTCGGCATGGCGATGCTGTTCATCACCCATGATCTCGGCATCGTCCGGCGCATCGCCGACCGGGTCTGCGTCATGCTCAAGGGCCAGATCGTCGAACAGGGGCCAGTCGGCGAGATCTTCGGCAATCCCCAGCACGACTACACCAGGCGGCTGCTCGCAGCCGAGCCGAAGGGTCGCCCGGCGCCCGTCCCGGAGGGTGCCGCCACACTGCTCGAAGCCGGACCGATGAAGATCTGGTTCCCGATCAAATCCGGTTTCCTGCGCCGCACCACCGGCCATGTGAAGGCGGTCGACGGCATCGCGATCAAGGTGCGCGAGGGCGAGACGCTCGGCGTCGTCGGCGAATCCGGCTCCGGCAAGACGACGCTCGGCCTCGCCATCCTGCGCTTGATCTCGTCGGAGGGGCCGATCGTCTTCCTCGGCGACCGTATTGACGGGCTCGCCAGCGCCGCCGTCCGGCCCAAACGTGGGGATCTCCAGGTCGTCTTCCAGGATCCTTACGGCTCGCTCTCGCCGCGCATGTCGGTGGCCGAGATCGTCGCCGAGGGCCTGACCGTGCAGCAGAGCGGGCTGAGCTATGCCCAGCGCCGTGAGATCGTCGCCCGGGCCCTCGACGATGTCGGGCTCGATCCAAGCGCGATGGATCGCTACCCGCATGAATTCTCCGGCGGCCAGCGCCAGCGCATCGCAATCGCACGTGCCATGGCGCTCGACCCTAAATTCGTCGTGCTGGATGAGCCGACCTCGGCGCTCGACATGTCGGTTCAGGCGCAGATCGTCGAATTGCTGCGCGACCTCCAGGCCAGGCGCAAGCTTGGCTATCTCTTCATCAGCCATGACCTCAAGGTGGTGCGGGCGCTCTCGCACCGGGTCGTGGTGATGCAAAACGGCCGGGTTGTCGAGGAGGGGCCGGCCGAGGAGATCTTCGCCCGGCCACGCGAGGCCTATACCCAGGCCCTGCTCGCAGCAGCGCTTAACCTCGAACCTGTCGGCGTCGCCGCCGTGAAGGACTAAGCATGGCTCGCGCCATCCTGATCGTGCTCGATTCCGTCGGCTGCGGCGGAGCGCGGGATGCGCATCTCTACGGCGACGAGGGCGCCGACACGCTGGGGCATATCGCGCAAGCCTGCAGCGATGGCAGGGGCGATCGCGCGGGCCTGCGCAAGGGGCCGCTCAAGCTGCCCAATCTGGTGCGCCTCGGCCTCGCCCATGCCTGCGAAGCCTCCACTGGCCAGCCGCTCGCCGGCATCGTCAAACCCGTCGCTCCCGAAGGCCAATACGGCTACGGCGTCGAGATCAGCCAGGGCAAGGATACGCCGTCCGGCCATTGGGAGATCGCCGGCTGCCCCGTGCCGTTCCAATGGGGCTATTTCACCGC harbors:
- a CDS encoding ABC transporter ATP-binding protein — translated: MRSTRGRRSREQLPLLSVQDLSVAFRQGGRETVAVDRISFQIAKGETLAIVGESGSGKSVSALSILKLLNYPSAYHPSGKVMFNGQDLIAADEDAMRKVRGNDITMVFQEPMTSLNPLHTIQRQIGEILELHKGLRGDKARARTLELLALVGIRDAESRLEAYPHQLSGGQRQRVMIAMALANEPELLIADEPTTALDVTVQAQILKLLKELQGRLGMAMLFITHDLGIVRRIADRVCVMLKGQIVEQGPVGEIFGNPQHDYTRRLLAAEPKGRPAPVPEGAATLLEAGPMKIWFPIKSGFLRRTTGHVKAVDGIAIKVREGETLGVVGESGSGKTTLGLAILRLISSEGPIVFLGDRIDGLASAAVRPKRGDLQVVFQDPYGSLSPRMSVAEIVAEGLTVQQSGLSYAQRREIVARALDDVGLDPSAMDRYPHEFSGGQRQRIAIARAMALDPKFVVLDEPTSALDMSVQAQIVELLRDLQARRKLGYLFISHDLKVVRALSHRVVVMQNGRVVEEGPAEEIFARPREAYTQALLAAALNLEPVGVAAVKD